In the genome of Mycobacterium kansasii ATCC 12478, one region contains:
- a CDS encoding RND family transporter codes for MWDSLAGLANRYAIVVIGLWVVAAGLGTLLVPPAEHMARIHARGFLPADAPVNIAGSRMGAQFHDGKSGNLNYLVLESDRPLGPAERAFHDQLLAKLRADHQDVDSVTDLWSDPMTAPAALSDDGKATYTILRLPGDLGAAQANRALDGVRRIVAGQPAPVGLRAYVTGPGATIADELSTIDRQMLVMTCVTVVLIALLLIAVYRSLTTALIPLMTVGLALGVARSIVSLLGERDVFEVSIFSVALLAAMVLGGATDYGIFLIGRYHEARRGGVSHERALGVANRTVGPVIVASALTVAAALSCLTFAKVGMLRSAGLPCAIGIVTGMVASLTLLPALIALAGRYGLAQPRNPNRKTGLRWRRVGALVARWPAPMLVASALVLAICALPVSGLRLGFDELAAQPDSTLANRGYQAMDRHFPPNRLLPEIVSIKTGHDLRNPAGVIAIERVTRKLMEIPGITMVQSASRPAGSIPEEATLSDQAGVIGDQLDDGVAKLDQRLSAVNRLAPTLAQFSDALSRLQAGLSGGVDGIGQLNSNIDIMGLGMHQLQDTLAQVSSNLDPLRNYTQSNPNCQNDQICSMVLKIVQPVDSLIAGTDVLARGASQLSVSTSHTAQGLTTADHSVGTMRTLVAQLGSMAAQLTGAVDEMRTTFSGLTDYLREVRQGFQRSGEGGYYLPQRAWNDPRFQRAAELYFAPGGDVTRMLVYGDGKVFGADGARRSPQIVAAVHEATKEGTLAGSTVDITGFGTGTAELRGFVNSDFVLLAAVALALVFLIVLVMLRSPVAATAVIGTVVVSYLSALGVSTFIWHDLLGKDLHWAVQSMALIALVAVGADYNLLLTMRMREEALARTGTRVGLRTAMIRAFGSTGGVVTTAGIVFGITMLAMLSSDVLTIEQVGSTIGVGLIIDTLVVRTFAVPGIAGLLGRWFWWSPPAFLLGPLRRRTSQQPGPPQNRVG; via the coding sequence GTGTGGGATTCACTGGCCGGCTTGGCAAACCGCTACGCGATCGTCGTGATCGGACTATGGGTCGTCGCCGCCGGCCTGGGCACACTGCTGGTGCCGCCGGCGGAACACATGGCTCGTATCCATGCCCGGGGTTTCCTCCCGGCCGACGCGCCGGTCAACATCGCCGGCTCACGCATGGGAGCTCAATTCCACGACGGGAAAAGCGGCAACCTCAACTATCTGGTGCTGGAAAGCGACCGTCCACTGGGCCCAGCCGAACGTGCCTTCCACGATCAGCTGCTGGCCAAGCTTCGTGCCGACCACCAGGATGTGGATTCGGTCACCGACCTGTGGTCGGACCCGATGACCGCGCCGGCAGCGCTGAGCGACGACGGCAAGGCCACCTACACCATACTGCGGCTACCCGGCGATCTTGGTGCTGCACAAGCAAATCGAGCACTGGACGGGGTTCGGCGGATCGTCGCCGGCCAGCCCGCTCCGGTGGGGTTGCGCGCCTATGTCACGGGCCCGGGTGCCACCATCGCCGACGAGCTGAGCACGATCGACCGGCAAATGCTGGTGATGACCTGCGTGACAGTCGTTCTCATCGCCCTTCTGCTCATCGCGGTGTATCGCTCGCTGACAACCGCCTTGATCCCGCTGATGACGGTGGGACTCGCGTTGGGGGTCGCCCGGTCGATCGTGTCGCTGCTGGGCGAACGCGACGTCTTCGAGGTGTCCATCTTCTCGGTGGCATTGCTGGCCGCCATGGTGCTTGGCGGGGCAACCGATTACGGAATCTTCCTGATTGGCCGCTATCACGAGGCGCGGCGCGGCGGCGTCAGCCACGAGCGAGCACTTGGTGTTGCCAATCGCACCGTCGGGCCGGTGATCGTGGCTTCGGCACTGACCGTGGCCGCGGCCCTGTCCTGCCTGACGTTTGCCAAGGTAGGTATGTTGCGCAGCGCTGGGTTGCCTTGTGCCATAGGCATTGTCACCGGCATGGTGGCCTCCCTGACCCTGCTGCCGGCGCTGATCGCCCTCGCGGGGCGCTATGGCCTCGCCCAGCCACGCAACCCGAACCGCAAGACCGGGCTTCGCTGGCGACGCGTGGGGGCACTGGTGGCCCGCTGGCCGGCTCCGATGCTCGTGGCCTCTGCTCTGGTGCTGGCGATCTGCGCCTTACCCGTTTCCGGTCTCAGGCTCGGCTTCGACGAGCTTGCGGCGCAACCGGATTCCACACTTGCCAACCGCGGATACCAAGCCATGGACCGCCACTTCCCGCCGAATCGGCTACTGCCGGAGATCGTCTCCATCAAGACGGGACACGATCTGCGCAACCCCGCCGGGGTCATAGCCATCGAGCGGGTCACCCGCAAGTTGATGGAAATTCCGGGGATCACGATGGTTCAATCCGCCTCACGCCCAGCAGGTTCCATCCCTGAAGAGGCCACCCTCAGCGACCAGGCGGGAGTGATCGGTGACCAGCTCGACGATGGCGTCGCCAAACTTGACCAGCGTCTTTCCGCGGTCAACCGGCTGGCCCCGACGCTTGCCCAATTCTCGGACGCGCTATCGCGGTTGCAGGCCGGCCTATCGGGCGGTGTCGACGGAATAGGCCAACTCAATTCCAACATCGACATCATGGGGTTGGGAATGCACCAGCTGCAGGACACCTTGGCGCAGGTGTCCAGCAACCTCGACCCGCTACGGAACTACACGCAAAGCAATCCCAATTGCCAAAACGATCAGATCTGCTCGATGGTGCTCAAAATCGTCCAACCGGTGGACTCCCTGATAGCGGGAACGGATGTGCTCGCAAGGGGCGCATCACAATTGAGCGTGAGCACGTCTCATACGGCCCAGGGACTCACCACCGCCGACCACTCGGTCGGCACCATGCGCACCCTGGTGGCGCAACTCGGCTCGATGGCGGCCCAACTCACCGGCGCCGTCGACGAGATGCGCACCACGTTCTCGGGTCTCACCGACTACCTGCGGGAAGTCCGGCAAGGCTTCCAGCGCAGCGGCGAGGGCGGCTACTACCTGCCGCAGCGGGCCTGGAACGATCCTCGGTTCCAGCGAGCGGCCGAACTGTACTTCGCCCCCGGCGGCGACGTGACCCGGATGCTGGTCTACGGCGATGGAAAGGTCTTCGGTGCCGACGGTGCCCGCAGGTCACCGCAGATCGTCGCGGCCGTGCACGAGGCGACAAAGGAAGGCACGCTCGCGGGAAGCACGGTGGACATCACCGGTTTCGGCACCGGGACCGCCGAGTTGCGCGGCTTCGTGAACAGCGACTTCGTGCTGCTGGCCGCGGTGGCGCTCGCGTTGGTGTTTCTCATCGTGCTCGTGATGCTGCGAAGTCCTGTGGCCGCGACGGCGGTGATCGGAACGGTCGTCGTCTCTTACCTCTCGGCGTTGGGCGTCAGCACCTTCATCTGGCATGACCTGCTCGGTAAAGATCTGCACTGGGCAGTGCAGTCCATGGCGCTCATCGCGCTCGTGGCCGTCGGCGCCGACTACAACCTGCTGCTGACCATGCGCATGCGCGAAGAAGCGTTGGCCCGCACCGGGACCAGGGTGGGGCTGCGCACCGCGATGATCCGCGCCTTCGGCAGCACCGGCGGCGTGGTCACCACGGCGGGCATCGTCTTCGGAATCACCATGTTGGCGATGTTGTCCAGTGATGTGCTCACCATTGAGCAGGTCGGCTCCACCATTGGCGTTGGGCTCATCATCGACACACTCGTCGTCCGTACCTTCGCGGTCCCCGGTATCGCCGGGTTGCTGGGTCGGTGGTTCTGGTGGTCGCCGCCGGCGTTCCTGCTCGGACCGCTGCGGAGGCGCACCTCGCAGCAGCCCGGGCCGCCTCAAAATAGGGTTGGCTGA
- a CDS encoding MBL fold metallo-hydrolase, with protein sequence MLITGFPAGVLACNCYVLAERPGTDAVIVDPGQRALGPLRRILDKNRLTPAAVLITHGHIDHMWSAQKVSDTFGCPTYIHPEDRFMLTDPIYGLGPRVAQLVAGAFFREPKQVVELDRDGDKIDLGNVSVNVDHTPGHTRGSVCFRVLQASKDDRDVVFTGDTLFERSIGRSDLFGGSGRDLLRSIVDKLLVLDDKTVVLPGHGNATTIGAERRFNPFLEGLSP encoded by the coding sequence GTGTTGATCACCGGATTCCCCGCCGGGGTGCTGGCATGCAACTGTTACGTGCTGGCGGAGCGGCCCGGAACTGACGCCGTCATCGTGGACCCGGGCCAGCGTGCGCTGGGCCCGCTGCGCCGCATCCTGGACAAAAACCGGCTGACCCCAGCCGCGGTGCTGATCACCCATGGGCACATCGACCACATGTGGTCCGCCCAGAAGGTCTCCGACACCTTCGGCTGCCCCACCTACATCCACCCCGAGGACCGGTTCATGCTGACCGACCCGATCTACGGCCTGGGGCCGCGGGTGGCGCAGCTGGTCGCCGGGGCGTTCTTCCGGGAGCCCAAGCAAGTCGTCGAACTGGACCGTGACGGCGACAAAATCGACCTCGGCAACGTTTCCGTCAACGTCGACCACACGCCCGGGCACACCCGCGGATCGGTGTGCTTCCGGGTGTTGCAGGCCAGCAAGGACGACCGGGACGTCGTGTTCACCGGCGACACACTGTTCGAGCGCTCGATCGGCCGCTCCGACCTGTTCGGCGGCAGCGGCCGCGACCTGCTGCGCTCCATCGTCGACAAGCTCCTGGTGCTCGACGACAAGACCGTGGTGCTGCCCGGCCACGGCAACGCCACCACCATCGGCGCCGAGCGGCGCTTCAACCCGTTCCTCGAAGGGCTGAGCCCGTGA
- the hisS gene encoding histidine--tRNA ligase — protein MTEFSAPKGVPDYYPPDSAQFVAVRDGLLSAARRAGYGYIELPIFEDTALFARGVGESTDVVSKEMYTFADRGDRSVTLRPEGTAGVVRAVIEHGLDRGALPVKLSYAGPFFRYERPQAGRYRQLQQVGVEAIGVDDPALDAEVIAVADAGFRALGLEGFRLEITSLGDETCRPQYRELLQEFLFGLDLDEETRRRAQLNPLRVLDDKRPAVRAMTADAPVLLDHLSDTAKQHFDTVLSHLDALGVPYVINARMVRGLDYYTKTTFEFVHDGLGAQSGIGGGGRYDGLMRQLGGQNLSGIGFGLGVDRTLLALRAEGKNVGETTRCDVFGVPLSEQAKLKLAVLAAQLRASGVRVDLAYGDRGLKGAMRAADRSGARIALVVGDRDIEAAMVGVKDLATGDQVSVALDSVVAEVVSRLAR, from the coding sequence GTGACCGAATTCTCGGCGCCCAAGGGAGTGCCCGACTACTACCCACCGGACTCCGCGCAGTTCGTCGCGGTGCGCGACGGCCTGCTCAGTGCCGCCCGCCGGGCCGGTTACGGGTATATCGAGCTGCCGATCTTCGAGGACACGGCGCTGTTTGCGCGCGGGGTAGGTGAGTCCACCGACGTGGTGTCCAAGGAGATGTACACCTTCGCCGACCGCGGCGACCGGTCGGTGACGCTGCGGCCGGAAGGCACCGCCGGTGTGGTGCGGGCGGTGATCGAACACGGACTGGACCGCGGCGCGCTGCCGGTGAAGCTGAGCTACGCCGGGCCATTTTTCCGCTACGAGCGGCCTCAAGCCGGCCGGTATCGCCAACTGCAGCAGGTCGGCGTGGAGGCCATCGGCGTCGACGATCCGGCTCTGGACGCCGAGGTGATCGCCGTGGCCGACGCCGGTTTCCGGGCACTGGGCCTGGAGGGGTTCCGCCTGGAAATCACCTCGCTGGGTGACGAGACCTGTCGGCCGCAGTACCGGGAGCTGTTGCAGGAGTTCCTGTTCGGGCTCGACCTCGACGAGGAAACCCGGCGCCGCGCGCAGCTGAACCCGTTACGGGTGCTCGACGACAAACGCCCGGCGGTGCGGGCAATGACGGCCGATGCGCCGGTGCTGCTCGATCACCTGTCCGATACGGCCAAGCAGCATTTCGACACCGTGCTGTCGCACCTGGACGCGCTCGGGGTGCCCTACGTGATCAATGCGCGCATGGTGCGCGGGCTGGATTACTACACCAAGACGACGTTCGAGTTTGTCCACGACGGTTTGGGGGCGCAATCCGGTATCGGCGGCGGCGGCCGCTACGACGGCCTGATGCGCCAGCTCGGCGGGCAGAACCTGTCGGGTATCGGGTTCGGGCTGGGCGTCGACCGGACGCTGCTTGCCCTGCGCGCCGAAGGCAAGAACGTGGGCGAGACGACCCGCTGCGACGTGTTCGGCGTGCCGCTCAGCGAGCAGGCCAAGCTGAAACTGGCGGTGCTGGCCGCGCAGCTGCGTGCCTCCGGGGTGCGCGTCGATCTGGCCTACGGCGACCGCGGGCTCAAAGGCGCGATGCGCGCGGCCGACCGTTCCGGTGCGCGGATCGCGTTGGTCGTCGGCGATCGTGACATCGAGGCGGCCATGGTGGGGGTGAAGGATCTCGCGACTGGCGACCAGGTCTCGGTGGCTCTGGATTCCGTTGTCGCCGAAGTGGTTTCACGATTGGCTCGGTAA
- a CDS encoding Rv2578c family radical SAM protein, which produces MRWTSQAVAVNGTPVDDGALPGLQRIGFVRSVRSPHFEGMTFHEVLCKSALNRVPNAAALPFRYTINGYRGCSHACRYCFARPTHEYLDFDPGADFDTQVVVKTNVVAVLRRELRRPSWQRETVALGTNTDPYQRAEGRYALMPGIIGALAESGTPLSILTKGTLLRRDVPLLVEAARQVPVSVAVSLAVADPELHRHVEPGTPTPQTRLGLITAIREAGLGCHVMVAPVLPHLTDSVGHLDGLLGQIAAAGATGVTVFGLHLRGSTRDWFLSWLGRAYPELVGRYRELYGRGAYLPPSYREMLRKRAAPLIAKYRLGGEHRELSPAAEAAILPKSVQPTLF; this is translated from the coding sequence ATGCGCTGGACCAGTCAGGCGGTGGCGGTCAACGGGACACCGGTCGACGACGGAGCGTTGCCCGGGCTGCAGCGGATCGGCTTCGTCCGAAGCGTGCGATCACCGCATTTCGAGGGCATGACTTTCCATGAGGTGCTGTGCAAGTCCGCCCTGAACAGGGTGCCCAACGCGGCGGCCCTGCCGTTTCGCTACACCATCAACGGCTACCGCGGCTGCTCGCACGCCTGCCGCTACTGTTTTGCCCGTCCGACCCACGAATACCTCGACTTCGACCCCGGCGCCGACTTCGACACCCAGGTGGTGGTGAAGACCAACGTCGTCGCGGTTCTGCGCCGTGAACTGCGCCGGCCGTCGTGGCAGCGCGAGACCGTTGCGCTGGGCACCAACACCGACCCCTACCAGCGTGCGGAAGGCCGTTACGCGCTGATGCCGGGCATCATCGGCGCACTCGCCGAATCCGGTACGCCGCTGTCGATCCTGACCAAGGGAACGTTGCTGCGACGGGACGTGCCGCTGCTCGTCGAGGCGGCCCGACAAGTGCCCGTGTCGGTGGCGGTATCCCTGGCGGTCGCCGATCCGGAGCTGCACCGCCACGTCGAGCCGGGCACCCCGACACCCCAGACGCGTCTGGGGCTCATCACCGCAATCCGCGAGGCGGGCCTGGGCTGCCACGTGATGGTCGCGCCGGTGCTACCGCACCTCACCGACTCCGTCGGTCACCTCGACGGGCTGCTTGGCCAGATCGCCGCCGCCGGCGCCACCGGCGTGACGGTTTTCGGCCTGCACCTGCGCGGCTCGACACGCGACTGGTTCCTGTCCTGGCTGGGCCGGGCGTATCCCGAGCTGGTCGGCCGGTACCGCGAGCTCTACGGTCGCGGCGCCTACCTGCCGCCGAGCTATCGCGAGATGTTGCGAAAACGGGCGGCACCGCTGATCGCGAAGTACCGTCTGGGCGGTGAGCACCGCGAGCTCTCGCCCGCGGCCGAAGCGGCGATACTGCCCAAATCCGTTCAGCCAACCCTATTTTGA